A region of uncultured Carboxylicivirga sp. DNA encodes the following proteins:
- a CDS encoding CHAT domain-containing protein, with protein sequence MSLCAQSSKDSIEREIISAYYSNNFSIVIEKGVNYLTKKGNYLSSKEDLVILSHVFKALIQLDENEQALKFVGELNQLHANDEFIRYLSFYSACAFLGNNQKEIALPIFENLLTLPSKHQLPDSIQGKIYHNLAICYTNKNRVKELENLKKSFELSKKLLIENKDIEGYNISSAAYLKIIGIKYKRYEEADFLFKNILNQEFNKSVNRYNEYLYSTYLLYCNDIGLSVEFDMTAKKLEEFYLSNISSYISELSLLYNRQGFYLFKRGRYTEALNYYQKALSITKPIVSYRNFRPESCKQIARIYKDLDNKKLSIQYAKQSIAETKIKKAKTLYNSYASIAFLFASLDEIYLAKEYLDTAVVLAREKDQYLKSNSFNNQAAWTYLTLKDYDKSIEFFEQLDNILKNNDNYAPYEYWDNTNDMALAYLGKKDYLRVVQLLKDIYQQVNVKYVNEIQQKNSSRVSRLFKRVNLNLGKAYYGIYEQTQKSDYLQKAIEHLEQADQSIETLKSQLSFDTDRLATGDLYAEYIELAVKINLDLYNTSNQNIYLKKAFEFVQKGKSYSLLLGLNDKQIKVKAGIPDSLIQKENYLKGRLSFYQNELDHLKLSADPNADDLQYLMNNRDRFLKNLDSLNLIISTNYPRYYQLKYEPQLTDVEEVQEKLGPNQVLIDYFLSDNRLIQFVISKGDFKYNEVEIGELFYDDLDSVIKEITTPFIADGNSVDRIRNFARSSYHLYSKLIGTIKENIEGKDLIIIPHAELAYLSFESLLTDEVSQQKPDMRNYPWLVNSFNISYEYNAAILSCYSEQKRSFNKVYSFAPEYYGDESMKDSILVNIRQAINDYLMPLASAKKEIETISQIFDSEVYEGRDASKTNFLNNAYSGNIMHLAMHSLNDELLPLNSQLVFSAINDSNEVLKAYELYNYDLNSPMVVLSSCSTGRGRRKTGEGLISLARAFKFTGVETQVFTLWAVHDESGAKLTELFYSQLKDAMFKDEALRKAKIEFIKTSDAIKAHPYYWANYVITGNVSPVEQKNSSYLYYLLLIIPLSLIVIFIRSKRNK encoded by the coding sequence ATGAGTCTGTGCGCTCAAAGTAGTAAAGATTCTATTGAAAGAGAAATTATCTCGGCATATTACAGTAATAATTTTAGTATTGTAATAGAAAAAGGTGTTAATTATCTCACTAAAAAAGGAAACTATTTGTCCAGTAAGGAAGACCTGGTAATATTATCACATGTTTTTAAAGCATTAATACAACTAGATGAAAATGAGCAAGCACTTAAGTTTGTTGGAGAGTTAAATCAATTGCATGCTAATGATGAGTTTATTAGATATTTATCCTTTTATTCAGCATGTGCTTTTCTTGGTAATAATCAGAAAGAAATTGCTTTGCCTATTTTTGAAAATCTGCTTACTTTACCTTCAAAACATCAGTTGCCAGATAGTATTCAGGGAAAGATATATCACAATTTAGCTATTTGTTATACTAACAAAAACAGAGTAAAAGAATTAGAGAATTTAAAGAAGTCATTTGAGCTTTCAAAGAAACTTCTCATTGAGAATAAAGATATTGAAGGTTATAACATTTCATCAGCAGCTTACCTTAAGATTATAGGTATTAAATATAAAAGATATGAGGAAGCTGATTTTTTATTTAAAAATATTTTAAATCAAGAGTTTAATAAATCCGTTAACAGGTATAATGAATATTTATATAGTACATATTTACTTTATTGCAATGATATAGGGTTGTCAGTTGAATTTGATATGACAGCAAAAAAGCTTGAAGAATTTTACCTTTCTAATATAAGTTCTTACATATCTGAATTAAGTCTGTTATATAACAGGCAAGGTTTTTATTTATTCAAAAGAGGAAGATATACAGAAGCATTAAATTATTATCAAAAGGCTTTGAGTATAACTAAACCAATTGTAAGTTATAGAAATTTCAGGCCTGAATCATGTAAGCAAATAGCCAGAATCTATAAAGATTTGGATAATAAAAAATTGAGTATTCAATATGCAAAACAATCTATTGCTGAAACTAAGATTAAGAAGGCAAAAACATTATATAATAGTTATGCCAGTATTGCTTTTTTATTCGCAAGTCTTGATGAAATTTACCTAGCAAAAGAATATCTCGATACAGCTGTCGTTTTGGCTAGGGAGAAAGATCAATATTTAAAAAGTAACTCGTTTAATAACCAAGCTGCATGGACTTATTTGACCTTGAAGGATTATGATAAGAGTATAGAGTTTTTTGAGCAACTTGATAATATATTAAAAAATAATGATAATTATGCGCCATACGAATATTGGGATAATACCAATGATATGGCTCTGGCTTATTTAGGGAAAAAAGATTATTTAAGAGTTGTTCAATTGTTGAAAGATATTTATCAGCAGGTTAATGTTAAGTATGTAAATGAGATTCAGCAAAAAAATTCATCACGGGTATCGCGTTTGTTTAAAAGAGTTAACCTTAATTTGGGAAAGGCATATTATGGTATTTATGAACAAACCCAAAAAAGCGATTATTTACAAAAAGCAATAGAACATTTAGAACAGGCAGATCAATCTATAGAAACTTTAAAATCACAACTTAGTTTTGATACGGACAGATTAGCAACGGGTGATTTATATGCTGAATATATTGAATTGGCGGTTAAGATTAACCTTGATCTATACAATACATCAAATCAGAATATATATTTAAAAAAGGCTTTTGAATTTGTTCAGAAAGGCAAATCATATTCATTATTGCTTGGCTTAAATGATAAACAAATTAAGGTTAAGGCAGGTATTCCCGATTCTTTGATTCAAAAGGAGAATTACTTAAAAGGTAGATTGTCATTTTACCAGAATGAGTTGGATCATCTTAAGTTGAGTGCAGATCCTAATGCTGATGATTTGCAATATTTAATGAATAATCGTGATCGGTTCTTAAAAAATTTAGATAGTTTAAATCTTATCATTTCAACTAATTATCCTAGATATTATCAGTTAAAATATGAGCCGCAATTAACAGATGTTGAAGAGGTTCAAGAAAAGTTGGGTCCCAATCAGGTATTAATTGATTATTTTTTGTCCGATAATCGTTTGATACAGTTTGTTATTTCAAAAGGAGATTTTAAATATAATGAAGTTGAAATTGGTGAGTTGTTTTATGATGATTTGGATTCTGTTATTAAAGAAATTACAACACCTTTTATTGCAGATGGAAATTCTGTTGATCGTATTCGCAATTTTGCCCGATCCTCATATCATTTATATTCTAAACTTATTGGAACCATTAAAGAAAATATTGAAGGGAAAGATTTAATTATAATTCCGCATGCTGAACTTGCTTATCTTTCATTTGAGTCACTTCTAACAGATGAGGTTTCGCAACAAAAACCGGATATGAGAAACTATCCATGGTTGGTGAATAGTTTTAATATAAGTTATGAGTATAATGCTGCTATATTAAGTTGTTACAGTGAGCAGAAAAGATCTTTTAATAAGGTTTATTCATTTGCCCCTGAATATTATGGCGACGAATCAATGAAAGATTCAATTCTGGTCAATATTCGTCAGGCTATAAATGACTATTTAATGCCATTAGCCTCTGCTAAAAAGGAAATTGAAACAATTAGTCAGATATTTGATTCAGAGGTGTATGAAGGAAGAGATGCCAGTAAAACTAACTTTCTGAATAATGCCTATTCCGGCAATATAATGCATTTGGCCATGCATTCTTTAAATGATGAGTTGTTACCGTTAAATTCTCAATTGGTATTTTCAGCAATTAATGATTCTAATGAGGTATTGAAAGCCTATGAACTGTATAACTATGATCTGAATTCTCCAATGGTTGTTTTAAGTTCGTGCAGTACCGGAAGGGGTCGACGAAAAACGGGTGAAGGATTGATTAGTCTGGCACGAGCATTTAAGTTTACCGGTGTTGAAACACAAGTGTTTACTTTGTGGGCAGTTCATGATGAATCGGGAGCGAAACTGACAGAACTCTTCTATAGTCAGTTGAAAGATGCAATGTTTAAAGATGAAGCTTTACGAAAGGCAAAAATAGAATTTATTAAAACCTCAGATGCTATTAAAGCGCATCCTTATTATTGGGCAAACTATGTTATAACGGGTAATGTCAGCCCTGTCGAACAAAAAAATAGTTCGTATCTCTATTACTTATTATTAATCATTCCTCT
- a CDS encoding HlyD family efflux transporter periplasmic adaptor subunit, with amino-acid sequence MPQTTIWKNNKYILFSRFYYKGIIIYWLLLLLFIATIIALPLIKVDVSTQSRGIINTVNKLSPISTGVTARVIYLNVFENKTVSSGDTLIIMEQTGINSEIIIAKDQIQIFETYLSDLEKLVKFEGLNLTTPLYQQEQADFINGITKLKRSISKKQLEYERTKQLFYDDVLPISTLQEDSFQLKSAEDELLVFKTNTLAKWELDKKNYTLNIQDLQIKIENLLQQKNQYFITAPFDGNIISFNGIAEGSIVNENDIICMLSPEDDLLAECYISPSDIGLISNGMQVRIQVDSYNYNQWGLMDGTVVSIAHDVTEKNGQFVYVVKSKMHSDHLILSNGLKGYLKKGMSITGRFIVTQRSLFQLLFDNVNDWLNPRIIHPKDNNEY; translated from the coding sequence ATGCCTCAGACTACCATTTGGAAAAACAATAAATACATACTATTTTCTCGCTTTTATTACAAAGGCATAATAATTTATTGGTTATTACTTCTTTTATTTATTGCAACCATTATAGCTTTACCATTAATTAAAGTTGACGTTAGCACCCAAAGTAGAGGAATCATTAATACCGTTAATAAATTAAGCCCTATCTCTACCGGTGTAACAGCCAGGGTTATATACCTGAATGTTTTTGAAAATAAAACAGTTAGTTCAGGAGATACTCTAATAATAATGGAGCAAACGGGCATTAACAGTGAAATTATAATAGCCAAAGATCAAATTCAAATATTTGAAACCTATCTTTCCGATCTTGAGAAGTTAGTTAAGTTTGAAGGACTCAACCTGACTACTCCCCTGTATCAACAAGAACAAGCCGATTTTATTAATGGAATCACCAAACTAAAGCGATCAATTAGTAAAAAACAGTTGGAATATGAACGTACAAAGCAACTCTTTTATGATGACGTTCTACCAATATCAACCTTACAAGAAGATTCATTTCAATTAAAGAGTGCTGAAGATGAGCTTTTGGTATTCAAAACTAACACTTTGGCTAAATGGGAATTGGATAAGAAAAATTATACACTTAACATCCAGGACCTGCAAATCAAAATTGAGAACCTTCTGCAACAAAAAAACCAATATTTTATCACAGCCCCTTTTGATGGCAATATCATTTCTTTTAACGGAATAGCTGAAGGAAGTATTGTTAATGAGAATGATATTATTTGCATGCTATCTCCTGAAGATGATTTACTTGCGGAGTGTTACATTTCTCCTTCAGACATTGGCTTAATTTCGAATGGTATGCAAGTTCGGATTCAGGTAGATTCGTATAATTACAATCAATGGGGATTAATGGATGGTACAGTTGTAAGCATTGCCCATGATGTAACAGAGAAAAATGGCCAATTTGTTTATGTTGTTAAAAGTAAAATGCATTCCGATCATCTTATTTTAAGTAATGGATTGAAAGGATACCTAAAGAAAGGCATGAGCATTACCGGCCGTTTTATAGTAACCCAAAGATCACTTTTTCAATTGCTTTTCGACAATGTGAACGACTGGCTAAATCCTAGAATCATTCATCCAAAAGACAACAATGAGTATTAA
- a CDS encoding MATE family efflux transporter produces the protein MKLKNRYNQHYWPNAKLATPIILAQAGQMLVNLADTLMVGQVGTTPLAAASFANSIFINILYLGVGISFALTPLVGKAFGARNNQECAFWLKQGLWANLIIGGILTLIAGSFYFALPYLGQEGSVWKEAGPYYILMVLSIIPLQFFNTYKQFTEGLSNTKIAMVITIGGNILNVILNFIFIYGYFGMPALGLFGAGIGTLVSRIAMSLSFALILPKIKRFKNYIKTDHNPISLIAFKKIIKLGIPIGLQFVIEIFAFSLGSIMMGWINAESLAAHQIVLSLASLTYMMSSGLASATTIKVSIFRGKKLFNEIKNTAFASLHLVIMFMSFTGLLFFTLRYLLPSLFVNDQEVIILASSLMMIAAFFQIFDGIQVVSLGILRGLEDVVAPVVGAGIAYLLLSVPTGYLVTFIFDFGPVGIWIGYLVGLSSAGTFLLLRFRMLYRRNYE, from the coding sequence ATGAAGTTAAAAAACCGCTATAATCAACATTATTGGCCCAATGCAAAGTTGGCCACTCCTATAATATTAGCTCAAGCAGGACAAATGCTGGTAAACCTTGCTGATACCTTAATGGTCGGGCAGGTTGGCACTACTCCTTTGGCTGCAGCTTCGTTTGCCAACAGCATCTTTATTAACATTTTATATTTAGGAGTTGGTATCTCTTTCGCTCTAACACCTTTGGTAGGCAAAGCTTTTGGCGCAAGAAACAATCAGGAATGTGCTTTTTGGTTAAAACAAGGACTTTGGGCGAACCTAATTATAGGAGGTATTTTAACCCTCATTGCCGGAAGTTTCTATTTTGCACTACCCTATCTTGGACAAGAAGGAAGTGTTTGGAAAGAAGCCGGCCCATACTACATCCTAATGGTTTTATCTATTATTCCACTGCAGTTTTTTAATACTTATAAGCAGTTTACAGAAGGATTGAGCAATACTAAAATAGCCATGGTTATTACTATTGGGGGTAATATCTTAAATGTTATTCTCAATTTTATATTTATCTACGGATACTTTGGAATGCCAGCACTTGGTTTATTCGGAGCCGGCATTGGCACACTAGTTTCTCGTATTGCAATGTCATTATCGTTTGCACTTATATTACCCAAAATAAAACGCTTTAAAAATTACATCAAAACAGACCACAATCCAATTTCACTAATCGCATTTAAAAAAATCATCAAACTGGGCATACCCATTGGATTACAATTTGTTATTGAAATATTCGCTTTTAGTCTGGGTAGTATAATGATGGGATGGATAAATGCAGAAAGTCTGGCTGCCCATCAGATTGTATTAAGTCTGGCCAGTTTAACCTACATGATGTCATCAGGATTAGCTTCAGCAACCACTATTAAAGTAAGTATTTTCAGAGGTAAAAAACTATTCAACGAAATTAAGAACACCGCCTTTGCTTCGTTGCATCTGGTTATCATGTTCATGAGTTTTACAGGTCTATTATTTTTTACGCTTCGCTACCTTCTTCCATCACTATTTGTGAATGATCAGGAAGTTATCATACTGGCTTCAAGTCTCATGATGATTGCTGCCTTTTTTCAGATTTTCGATGGCATTCAGGTTGTTTCGCTTGGCATTTTAAGGGGTTTGGAAGATGTTGTGGCTCCGGTTGTCGGAGCTGGAATTGCCTATTTACTATTATCTGTGCCAACGGGTTATTTGGTTACTTTCATCTTCGACTTTGGTCCCGTTGGAATTTGGATTGGATACCTTGTAGGACTGTCTTCTGCGGGTACATTTTTATTACTAAGATTTAGAATGCTTTATCGAAGAAATTATGAATAA
- a CDS encoding 2-phosphosulfolactate phosphatase, producing MNKTYIDVINTAQEVTFEKVQGKTVVVIDVLRATSVMTTAIQNNAEQIIPVLTPEEAFKIKEKIGDKAVLGGERHAELIPGFDYGNSPLSYTSEVIEGKSLIITTTNGTLAIRNALAADELLIASFLNAQAIVNHLRNTEDIILICSGNNGVYTLEDNLCAGYIISLFENELINFQLSDSALSSFNLYSSTQNDVHKLASKGHHYNVLKNKNFDKDLKECFTKSKYNVVPKWDGKSIIKAV from the coding sequence ATGAATAAGACTTACATAGATGTTATCAACACTGCACAAGAAGTCACTTTTGAAAAAGTTCAAGGAAAAACAGTTGTTGTAATCGATGTTTTAAGAGCAACTTCTGTAATGACTACCGCCATACAAAATAATGCAGAACAAATCATCCCGGTATTAACTCCTGAAGAAGCCTTCAAAATCAAAGAAAAGATTGGAGATAAAGCCGTTCTTGGTGGTGAGCGTCATGCTGAATTAATTCCGGGTTTTGACTATGGTAACTCTCCACTTTCGTATACAAGTGAAGTAATCGAAGGTAAATCACTCATCATCACAACTACCAATGGTACATTAGCCATAAGAAATGCTTTAGCTGCCGATGAATTATTGATTGCATCATTTTTAAATGCTCAGGCAATAGTTAATCATTTACGAAACACTGAAGATATTATACTGATTTGTTCGGGAAACAATGGCGTTTATACCCTGGAAGATAATTTATGTGCAGGATATATAATTAGCTTATTTGAAAATGAATTGATAAACTTTCAACTATCTGATTCTGCATTATCATCCTTCAATCTGTATTCGAGTACTCAAAACGATGTACACAAACTTGCCTCCAAAGGCCATCACTACAACGTGTTAAAAAACAAAAACTTTGATAAGGATTTGAAAGAATGCTTTACAAAAAGCAAGTATAATGTGGTTCCTAAATGGGATGGAAAAAGCATAATAAAGGCTGTTTAG
- a CDS encoding peptidase domain-containing ABC transporter yields MSIKVQQFDHADCGAACLASVASFYNLKLRLWKIRELAGTNISGTSAYGLLKAAENIGFEAKGIQIEKDDLQEIPLPAIAHLKLPEGGHHFVVIYKVGKKKIRIMDPAEGRLIKMPISKFLEKWTGICILLLPSLDFKSGTHKESPAQKLWKLIRPHSHIFVQSGIGALAFSTLGISTAIYIQKLTDFVLVGHNKNLLNLMGILMLIIIGVQLILGMLQSWFVLRVGQNIDSTLITGYYKHLLKLPQRFFDSMRVGELISRINDAIKIRTFINQVAVEATVDVLIILIAFLVMAFINWKLSLLALLVIPVYFVVFFLTNKANRKIERDKMKKTAKLEIQLVESLKAGKTIKQMGAEDYFINKTETRLMEVLEEVYKSGKIEILSSYNLIGINRLITILILWTGALSVINQQLTPGQLMSFFAITSFFTGPVSRLIGMNKTVQGAIIATDRLFEILDLERETEGRDENTSEEKLTIGDIKFQDVHFQYTLEQDLFKNLTFTIKKGSITALVGDSGSGKSTIGYLLQGLYPVSSGHITLGHEDITQVNLTRLRKTVGIVPQNIELFAGNLIENIALGDYKPNIKRIHEIIDLLKLDDIIEALPEGLNTWLGENANQLSGGQRQRLAIARMLYLNPEIYVFDEATSFLDDRTEQGIKNLITVLKHQGKTIIMVAHRMSTINIAEQIIVFEKGRIIESGTYEELLQVNGRFFEMVQHHRKS; encoded by the coding sequence ATGAGTATTAAGGTTCAACAATTTGATCATGCTGATTGTGGTGCTGCCTGCCTCGCATCGGTTGCCAGTTTCTACAATCTGAAACTCCGTCTTTGGAAAATACGTGAATTAGCGGGTACAAACATAAGTGGAACCAGTGCTTACGGTTTATTAAAAGCAGCAGAAAACATAGGATTTGAAGCTAAAGGAATCCAGATTGAGAAAGATGATTTACAGGAAATACCTTTACCTGCCATTGCTCATCTTAAATTACCTGAAGGAGGACATCATTTTGTAGTTATCTACAAAGTAGGCAAGAAAAAGATAAGAATAATGGATCCTGCCGAAGGTCGGTTAATAAAAATGCCTATTTCAAAATTTCTTGAAAAATGGACAGGCATTTGTATTTTATTGCTGCCTTCATTAGATTTTAAAAGTGGAACACATAAAGAGTCTCCGGCACAAAAACTATGGAAACTCATCAGGCCTCACAGTCATATTTTTGTTCAATCGGGAATAGGAGCTTTGGCCTTTTCCACATTAGGTATTTCTACAGCAATTTATATTCAAAAACTCACAGATTTTGTATTGGTTGGCCATAATAAAAACCTACTCAATCTGATGGGTATTTTAATGCTTATCATTATTGGCGTTCAACTAATATTAGGAATGCTTCAATCCTGGTTTGTGCTTCGGGTCGGTCAGAATATCGACAGTACATTAATTACTGGATATTATAAACATCTTCTGAAGTTACCTCAACGCTTTTTTGACAGTATGAGAGTTGGTGAACTGATTTCGAGGATTAACGATGCTATTAAAATAAGGACATTCATTAACCAGGTGGCTGTGGAAGCAACTGTTGATGTTTTAATCATATTGATTGCCTTTTTAGTGATGGCTTTTATAAACTGGAAACTATCATTATTGGCATTACTTGTTATACCTGTTTACTTTGTTGTATTTTTCCTCACCAATAAGGCTAACCGAAAAATAGAACGTGACAAAATGAAGAAGACTGCCAAACTGGAAATTCAGTTGGTTGAATCGCTAAAAGCCGGAAAAACAATTAAACAAATGGGAGCCGAAGATTACTTCATCAATAAAACCGAAACACGATTGATGGAGGTATTGGAAGAAGTTTATAAATCGGGCAAAATTGAAATATTATCTTCTTATAATCTAATCGGTATCAACCGGCTCATTACCATTTTAATACTTTGGACAGGCGCATTGAGTGTTATCAATCAACAGTTAACACCCGGACAATTGATGTCATTTTTTGCTATCACGAGTTTTTTTACCGGACCTGTGTCCCGTTTAATTGGTATGAACAAAACAGTTCAGGGTGCCATAATTGCTACAGATCGTCTTTTTGAAATACTTGATCTTGAAAGAGAAACAGAAGGAAGAGACGAAAATACTTCAGAGGAAAAACTGACTATTGGAGACATCAAATTTCAAGATGTACATTTTCAATATACCCTCGAACAGGACTTATTTAAAAACCTCACCTTTACCATTAAAAAGGGCAGCATCACAGCTTTGGTTGGAGATAGTGGCTCTGGCAAATCTACAATTGGATACCTTTTACAAGGTCTATACCCTGTCTCTTCAGGTCATATTACCCTTGGACATGAAGATATAACGCAGGTTAATCTTACCCGCCTTCGAAAAACGGTAGGTATTGTACCTCAGAACATTGAACTCTTTGCCGGTAATCTTATTGAAAATATTGCATTAGGAGATTATAAGCCCAATATTAAGCGAATTCACGAAATTATAGATCTGCTCAAATTAGATGATATCATTGAAGCCCTTCCTGAAGGGCTCAATACATGGTTGGGGGAAAATGCCAATCAGCTTTCTGGTGGTCAACGGCAACGTTTAGCTATTGCTCGAATGCTATATCTAAATCCTGAAATCTATGTCTTTGATGAAGCAACATCCTTTTTGGATGACAGAACTGAACAGGGTATAAAAAACCTCATTACGGTACTTAAACATCAAGGCAAAACCATTATTATGGTAGCCCACAGAATGAGCACTATTAATATTGCCGAGCAAATTATAGTTTTTGAAAAAGGAAGAATAATTGAATCGGGGACTTACGAAGAACTCCTACAAGTAAATGGCCGATTCTTTGAAATGGTTCAACACCACAGAAAGAGCTAG